One Roseimaritima multifibrata DNA window includes the following coding sequences:
- a CDS encoding PhoPQ-activated pathogenicity-related family protein: MTPPLKMIFSACCVALAGLAGSIPTFGQEALSGQAATPSHTALPAQTDLDLYVQKPDAAFEWNIVSTTKNENTTTVVVDMVSQTWLTPKEVDRPKWQHWVTIVIPDKVRSDIGFLMIAGGRNGGQPPTSASSETIKIAEATGTVVTELRMVPNQRLVFHGDGVERKEDDLIGYTWAQFMKTGESRWLARNAMVKSAARAMDTITAVAKQIGDHDVNRFVVAGASKRGWTTWLTGAVDDRVVAIIPIVIDVLDANKSLRHHFAAYGYWAPSIGDYVQHNIMQKMDDPRMDELLQLVDPYFYRHRLTMPKLILNAAGDQFFLPDSSQFYFAELQGEKHLRYVPNTDHSMDDSDALESVIAFYAMIVADRERPQFSWQVTSDGVIKVSPDDAPTEVRLWQATNPEARDFRLETFGPKYTSKRLTAQPDGSYLGSVDEPSAGWTAYFVELTYDVGLPVPLKLTTDVFVTPNTLPFADRDNSQPPTITLKCTTESEAVAAKLMSDAQALAQANLQLKDLTLRQTDSTFYLNWSPQDFEKEAGPIVKWLQTQPCKQISVQLESGPNITVTP; encoded by the coding sequence ATGACACCTCCTCTGAAGATGATTTTCTCGGCATGCTGCGTCGCACTGGCGGGACTTGCTGGCAGCATTCCGACATTTGGCCAGGAAGCGCTGAGCGGACAGGCTGCGACACCTTCGCACACCGCACTTCCCGCTCAAACCGACTTGGACCTTTACGTCCAGAAACCGGACGCTGCGTTTGAATGGAACATCGTCAGCACGACCAAAAACGAAAACACGACGACCGTCGTTGTCGACATGGTTTCACAAACTTGGCTAACCCCAAAGGAAGTCGATCGGCCCAAATGGCAACACTGGGTCACTATTGTGATCCCAGATAAAGTGCGATCCGATATTGGATTCCTGATGATTGCCGGAGGCCGCAACGGTGGCCAGCCACCTACATCAGCCTCTTCGGAAACCATTAAGATCGCCGAGGCGACCGGAACCGTTGTGACAGAATTGCGGATGGTTCCCAATCAACGGTTAGTCTTTCATGGCGACGGCGTCGAGAGGAAAGAGGACGACCTGATCGGTTACACCTGGGCACAGTTCATGAAAACAGGGGAAAGCCGCTGGCTCGCGCGCAATGCAATGGTCAAGAGCGCCGCCCGAGCGATGGACACGATTACGGCGGTGGCCAAGCAAATAGGCGATCACGACGTCAATCGGTTCGTGGTCGCAGGAGCCTCGAAACGCGGTTGGACGACCTGGCTGACCGGTGCCGTTGATGATCGGGTTGTCGCCATCATCCCCATCGTTATCGATGTGCTCGATGCCAACAAATCATTGCGTCATCACTTTGCCGCGTACGGCTACTGGGCACCTTCGATTGGCGACTACGTCCAGCACAACATCATGCAGAAAATGGATGACCCGCGGATGGACGAACTGCTGCAGCTGGTCGATCCATACTTTTATCGTCATCGATTAACAATGCCCAAGCTGATTCTCAACGCAGCTGGCGATCAGTTCTTTCTGCCCGATTCGTCGCAGTTCTATTTTGCCGAACTGCAAGGCGAAAAACACTTGCGGTACGTTCCCAACACAGATCACAGCATGGATGACAGCGACGCTTTAGAATCCGTCATTGCTTTCTATGCAATGATCGTCGCCGATCGGGAGCGACCGCAGTTTTCCTGGCAGGTGACAAGCGACGGAGTGATCAAGGTTTCTCCAGACGATGCGCCGACAGAAGTACGATTGTGGCAAGCAACCAACCCGGAAGCCCGTGACTTCAGACTGGAAACATTTGGTCCCAAGTACACTAGCAAGCGACTTACCGCCCAACCCGACGGTTCGTACCTGGGCAGCGTCGACGAGCCATCCGCAGGCTGGACCGCCTATTTCGTTGAACTTACCTATGACGTGGGACTACCTGTTCCGCTCAAATTGACGACGGATGTTTTCGTGACGCCCAACACGTTGCCGTTCGCCGATCGAGATAACTCGCAACCTCCGACGATTACGCTCAAGTGCACAACCGAATCCGAAGCGGTTGCCGCAAAATTGATGTCCGATGCACAGGCATTAGCGCAGGCCAATCTTCAGCTTAAAGATTTGACCCTGCGGCAAACGGATTCGACATTTTATCTAAATTGGTCGCCACAAGATTTTGAAAAAGAAGCGGGACCGATTGTAAAATGGCTTCAAACCCAGCCCTGCAAACAGATAAGTGTGCAGCTTGAATCCGGTCCCAACATTACCGTGACGCCCTAG
- a CDS encoding transthyretin-like family protein: MLTNSIARFFRNGSSLGLLLLCSLVGCGDSHGLLPVTGSITVKGKPAAGAVIMFHSENPEQSTATGVADASGTFSLVSDMNPGIAPGKYIVTVRWPDDSKKPTQTEIMMGTAEPGPDLLKGKYASKAATSLSAVIDETTTTLPPYAL, translated from the coding sequence ATGCTAACGAATAGTATTGCTCGATTCTTTCGAAACGGATCGTCCCTCGGCCTTCTGCTTTTATGCAGTCTCGTAGGCTGCGGTGATTCGCACGGCCTGCTGCCCGTTACCGGCTCCATTACGGTCAAAGGAAAACCGGCTGCCGGAGCCGTGATTATGTTCCACTCGGAAAACCCTGAGCAGTCCACGGCGACAGGAGTTGCGGACGCCTCGGGAACTTTCTCGCTGGTTTCAGACATGAATCCGGGGATTGCCCCCGGCAAGTACATTGTGACCGTGCGGTGGCCGGATGATTCGAAGAAACCGACTCAGACTGAAATCATGATGGGCACCGCGGAACCGGGACCAGACTTACTGAAGGGAAAGTATGCGTCGAAAGCTGCTACGTCCCTATCCGCAGTCATCGATGAAACGACGACCACGCTGCCTCCCTATGCGCTTTAG
- a CDS encoding DUF1559 domain-containing protein — protein MLPLTHNRRRFGFTLVELLVVIAIIGVLVGLLLPAVQAAREAARRMQCSNNLKQMGLAIHNHESTFKYMPAWGKDIAAADYPSPPNPLGQNAAHGPLLHLLPYLEQKSLYDLYDPKRSYLDPINMPAPWGTLDPGAFTPVTAYLCPSTPGDPPGDYGTYFESIGLPGGSFNAPRTDYSPIRGLHRTLAVCAGMPDVSTNNGMLGSTDLERKWSIKMSEVTDGLSNTILFGEQAGRQKLYFRNKSTPGSTLLDGGLTLNSYYGDQNIARQLRGYSGASIADPEQPGCSAINVYNLNGLYAFHPGGVQVVLGDGSVRFVSETTSATVFGSLVTRDGGEVVSLD, from the coding sequence ATGCTTCCCCTGACGCATAATCGTAGAAGGTTTGGGTTCACGCTTGTCGAGTTGTTGGTCGTGATCGCGATCATCGGAGTTCTTGTAGGGCTACTTCTTCCGGCAGTGCAAGCGGCACGAGAGGCCGCTCGTCGAATGCAGTGCTCCAACAATCTCAAACAAATGGGATTGGCCATCCACAATCACGAGTCCACCTTTAAATACATGCCGGCTTGGGGCAAAGACATTGCAGCGGCAGACTACCCAAGCCCCCCTAATCCGCTTGGACAAAACGCAGCCCATGGCCCCCTGCTTCACCTGCTGCCGTACCTCGAGCAGAAAAGCCTTTACGACCTGTACGACCCTAAACGATCTTATCTTGATCCGATCAACATGCCCGCACCGTGGGGGACATTGGACCCTGGTGCTTTCACGCCTGTAACGGCTTACCTCTGCCCATCCACGCCGGGCGATCCCCCTGGAGATTACGGTACTTATTTCGAATCGATCGGGTTGCCGGGCGGATCCTTTAACGCGCCGAGAACAGACTATTCGCCAATTCGCGGACTGCATCGAACCCTTGCAGTTTGCGCGGGGATGCCAGACGTTTCTACGAACAATGGCATGCTCGGATCGACAGACCTCGAACGTAAGTGGTCTATCAAAATGAGCGAAGTGACCGACGGCCTATCCAACACGATTCTTTTCGGCGAACAAGCAGGCCGCCAAAAACTGTACTTCCGAAACAAAAGCACGCCGGGCAGCACCCTTCTGGATGGCGGACTGACTTTAAATTCATACTACGGTGATCAGAACATTGCCAGGCAACTGCGCGGCTATAGCGGAGCATCAATCGCGGACCCCGAGCAACCGGGATGCTCGGCAATCAACGTCTACAACCTTAACGGTTTGTACGCGTTTCACCCCGGCGGAGTCCAAGTGGTGCTGGGCGATGGCTCGGTGCGATTTGTTTCGGAAACCACCTCGGCCACCGTGTTTGGCAGCTTGGTAACCCGCGACGGTGGCGAGGTCGTATCGCTGGACTAG